GCTAGAGTGTTGACTGCATTCACATTTTATTGAAAAATACTTTGCGTTAACACATTCTGGTTGACATGCTGTAAGACTCCATCCACGAGGTTTGGTCAGTAGTTGCTAGGATCGGTTCACAAGCTATGCTGTTTTAGTTGAGGTTTGAGTGACGTCCTCTTTCAGAAAGGGTTTGTACATCTTGCGAATCCGAGCGACCTCCTTCTCGGGGGGCGCTTGCCACTGGTACCAGCTGTACCAAGGTCCCTcctgctggggtggggggggtgttttccccactgccccatgggAGCCAGAGTAATCGTTCGGGTCGATCTCAACATGTGGGATTTGGAAACTGAGCAAACCTACAACAGGGTGTGAGAAATGGAATTAGCAGTGGGACAGAGTACAACAACACTTTGGATCAGGAATATTTAAAAGAACCTAGGCTTTATCACAGGTGTAAAATGATGAAAACAACCCCTCCAAAACCACACGGACTCACTGGGTTTCAGCTCTGCCATGAGGCACCCATGTGGCTGTTCATCCTGGACATGTCAGCATGCTGGCCCAGAACACTGGATATTTCTGCATCTTGTCCATTTCTAGCTGCAGAATTAAgccacagcaggtgaccaaaagcttggtcaaagagatagattttaaaaaAAGGACCGACTTTAAAAAAAGgaccgactttaaaaaaaaaagagggaattcTGAGCTTggaccccaggcagctgaagacacagccactgatggtggagtaattaaaatcgaggaagcgcaagaggccagaattggaggaacagatCGGGGAGGGTTGGAGGAAGTTACTGGAGATAGGTATCGTCGATATGCATCACTGGAGAAGTCAAACTTGTGCCATTGAGAAGTGTTCAGTGGGGATTTGTGCATTGGTCTTCAACAATTCCTTGACTGAAGACCTATCTCCTCTCTCTGGACATTAATCAAAACCCCATCCGAGAGGTGAATGGACAGTGCGACCCACTGCACCACCACAAGTCTCCGAGGTTAAATGGGGATCTGACTTACTGCACCACCCAGTGTGCTGGGGATCTGACTTACTGCACCACCCAATGTGCTGGGGATCTGACTTACTGCACCACCCAATGTGCTGGGGATCTGACTTACTGCATCACCCAGTGTGCTGTACCGGAGGTTTAAATCCACAGTTCAGATTGTAATCCGCTCCAGATTTCTCCAGAAACCCCCTTCCTTTTCACCCACCCCCTCACAATTAAAGCAGTTATACTTTATTCCATTCCCCAAGCTTACCATGATCCTTGGCATCCTGTACTGCTTTGGTCAAGATTTTGTACTGTTTCATGCACACACCTAGGATCAAATGAAATGAAGCAGACTCATCACTTACAGTAGCAAAGCACGCACACCAATTAGCCGTTAAGCACAAAACTCCAGGGAAGGAGAACTGAACACACATCCTGTGATACATTAGGGTGCAGCTGCACAGCTGATACTCCACACAGACTGCTGAATGTCAAGTGACATGTACAAGCaaaactgcaccacccagtcccagagggggaaaggacagtgtgtgacccactgcaccgcccagtcccagagggggaaaggacagtgtgtgacccactgcaccatccagtcccagagggggaaaggacagtgtaacccactgcaccacccagtcccagaggggaaaaaggacagtgtgtgacccactgtaccacccagtcccagagggggaaaggacagtgtctgacccactgcaccacccagtcccagagggggaaaggacagtgtgtgacccactgcaccatccagtcccagagggggaaaggacagtgtctgacccactgcaccacccagtcccagaggggaaaaaggacagtgtgtgacccactgcaccgccCAGTCCCAGCGTGGAAAAggacattgtgtgacccactgcaccatccagtcccagagggggaaaaaggacagtgtgtgacccactgcaccacccagtcccagagggggaaaggacagtgtctgacccactgcaccctcAGCCAAAATGAGCCAAGTCATCAGAAAACGACGATTGACCTGGTGATCTCCTGGGTCTGTTGGGTACAGCTGTTGGTTGGATAGATAGTTTCACTGAGCAGTGTGGGGAACTCATTTACAGAGTACTACACCTTTGTTAAAGCTGTCAACGCATGTGTGTTGACAGTCAAAGAAAAGAAGAATCAGATCCTTACCGGTTCTGGTCGGATGATAGAGGATACCAGAGTGAGAACAAATGAACTGCTCGAGGAGCTTCACGTTCTGCAGGAAATAGGACACCATTTGATCAGGGTAATATAAACCAAGCCACAGCTTTGCCATTTATATAAATGATATATAATTACATAAAATACACAGCACAGACACAGGTCGTTTGGCCCGacgagtctgtgctggtgtttatactccactccaTCTGCCtcatcagcctttcagcatattttTTCTGTTCCCTTgtctctcatgtactcgtctagttcACTTTTGAAAGCATTCAAGCTATTAACCTCAACCActtctatggtagcgagttccactttctAACTACCGCctcgggtaaagaaatttctcctcattcctTTATTGGATTTGTTCGTAAATGTCTTgtattcatggcccctagttttgtaTTCTTCCATATGTCTACCCATTCAtattaaagacctcaatcaggtctccttggagtcttctcttttccaaagaaaaaaaACCCCAGCCCATTCAGCCTTTCCCCAATAGCTGTAGTCATcaatacttgtatttatacagtacccggttatgggttcaagtcccattccagagactggagcacaaaatccaggctgacactaccagtgtagtactgagggagcactgcactgtcggaggtgccatctttcggatgagacgttaaaccgaggccccacctgctctcgagtggatgtaaaaaaaatcccatggcactattttgaagaggagcaggggagttatccccggcgttctactaatatttatccctcaatcaatatgacaaaaaacaggttatctggtcattatcgcattgctgcttgtgggagcttgctgtgctcaaattggctgccgcatttccccacatcacaacagtgactgcactcccaaaaaaaagaacttcattggcggtaaagcactttgagatgtctgacggtcatgaaaggtgctatataaatgtaagtctttgtttTAGTAAAATGTCCTGtgtcacttcacaggagcataatcagacaagtaTTTGACACTGGGCCACACGGAGATATTagacaccaaaagcttggtcaaaggtaggtttttaaggggagtcttaaaggaggagaggtggaaaggtttaaggagggaattccagagcttcgggcctagatagctgaaggcacagccaccaatggtgaggtgaagggactggggggatgtgcaagaggttaGAATTGGAGCAACTCATAGCTTGGGAGTTTTGGAAGAGGTTGGAGATGGCAAGGtcttgaagggatttgaacacaaggatgagaactttaaatttgAGACGAGACGGATTGATAATGCTGTCAACattaaaaatgaccatgaaagccacAGGACCGCTATAAAAACCCAGCTCCTTAACAAATGTTCTTCAGGCATAACGAACTTGCCAGCGTTACTTGGTTTGGTCCAGTGTGCCGTTGACTCCTAAAGCCCTCAAAAAGTAGCCGAGCAAGTCACACAAATTCCCAGAGATCCCagcgccaccaccttctcaggaccacgcgggaagGGCAGTGAATGCAGCCTCGCAGGAGTCACCCACAGCCCGTGAACCAGTAAGGGCGGCAGGCGCTTCTCCGAATGGAAATGCTCACCCGGTGGTCAACCTGAATCTTCGGATCACGACAGATCGGACAGGGATTACCGCTGATCGTGTCCCCTCTCTGCAAAAGAAGGAAAGCAGCTTGTTACAATGGTACCATTTTAaacggggtgcaggaacagagacccctGGGTTTACATCCTCAAACCTTTGACTGCGACGAGACAAGTTGCATAGtgactacagcacagaaacagaccattctgcCCAACGACCTACACTGGCATTTaggctccacacaaacctccttccAATTCTTCATCTAATCCGAGGCTATTAAcatgcatttatctagcacctttaacagCGAAACGTCACAAGGCGTTTCACCGAAGTGTTGCAAGACAAaagaattgacactgagccacacaaagagaaattagggcaggtcaaagaggtaggttttatggggagtcttaaaaggaggagaggtttagggagagaattccagagcttagggcccaggcaacagaaggcacggccaccaatggttgagcgagtataatcagggatgctcaagagggcagaatttgaggagtgcagacatcggaGGGGAGGTTGTGGGGCAGGAGGCGATTAGACATAGGAAGGtgagaggccatggaaggatttgaaaacaaaggatgagaattctgaaatcgaggcgttgcttaaccaggagccaatgtaggtcagcgagcacagaggtgatgtgtTGGCGGGACttggagttaggacatgggcagccgagttttgaatcacctctagtttaagaagggtagaatgtgggaggtcagccaggagtgcattggaatagtcaagtctaggaggtaacaaaggcaaggataagGGCAGAGAccagcgatgttagaggtggaaataggcagtcttagttatgctgcggatatgtggttgaaagctcatttcagggtcaaataggacaccaaggttgtgaacagtctggttcagcctgacacaagttggggagagggatggagtggctacggagtttgtggtggggaatcgaaaacaatggcttcgatcttcccaatattcaatttatgctcatccagaactggatgtcggagatCAAAGTAGcaaacaggatccttggctttataaatagagaggcATGAGAGTACAACAGCAGTGAGATTATGCtcaaatctttataaatcactggttaggcttcagctggagtattgtgttcagttctgggcaccacactttaggaaggatgtcaaggcctcggagagggtgcagaagagatttacaagaatgctgccaTGGATGAGGGACTGCAGCTATGTGGAGAAATGGAATTGTTCTCAGAGAAGATCAAAGGGGAGGATTTAAGAGaactgaggggttttgatagagtaataaggagaaacggtttccactggcaAAGAAAACTTCTCACTGGTAGGAATGGTCGGAGtctaaaagtagggaagccctgctacaactgcacagggcgttggggagaccacacctggagtactgcgtacagttttggtctccgtatttaaaggagggatctacttgcattggaggcagttcaaaaggTGGTTCACGggggtgattcctgagatgaagggcttgtcttatgacgaaaggttgagcctatactcaagaatgagaggtgatcctattgaaacataagattctgaggggtagatgcagagaggatgtttcacctcgtgggggaatctagaactagggggtatagtttcagaataaggggtcgcccatttaaaacagagatgaggaatttcttctctcagaggattgtgaatctttggagttctctaccccagctgtggaggctgggtcattgaatacattt
The DNA window shown above is from Pristiophorus japonicus isolate sPriJap1 chromosome 19, sPriJap1.hap1, whole genome shotgun sequence and carries:
- the mrps18b gene encoding small ribosomal subunit protein mS40, whose protein sequence is MAALVSNLRTQLRAILGIGRVLLSATPQWRMLQPVHQPFSTGSDQATFDMISRYKEHPWEYLESEEYMERYGKRPVWADYRRNHKGGVPPQKTRKTCIRGDTISGNPCPICRDPKIQVDHRNVKLLEQFICSHSGILYHPTRTGVCMKQYKILTKAVQDAKDHGLLSFQIPHVEIDPNDYSGSHGAVGKTPPPPQQEGPWYSWYQWQAPPEKEVARIRKMYKPFLKEDVTQTSTKTA